The DNA segment CACACCGTCCTCTCGGCGGCGGAGATCGCCCGTGAGGCCCTGGAGACGGCGGCTTCGATCTGCATCTACACCAATGACCAAATCACCGTCGAGGAGCTTTAGGCCATGGCGACCATGACTGAGGATTTCACCCCGCGCCAGATTGTGAAAGAACTGGACAAATACATCGTCGGCCAGGAGAAAGCCAAGCGCTCGGTGGCCGTCGCCCTGCGCAACCGCTACCGGCGTCGGCGTCTGCCTGCGGGGGCCCCGCTGAAAGACGAGATCGTCCCAAAGAACATCCTGATGATCGGGCCGACCGGCGTCGGCAAGACGGAGATCGCCCGCCGGCTGGCCAGGATGGTCGGGGCGCCGTTCGTCAAAGTCGAGGCGACCAAGTTCACCGAAGTCGGCTATGTCGGCCGGGATGTCGACTCGATGGTCCGCGATCTGGTCGAGACGTCAATCCGGATGGTCAGGGCCGAGCGGATGGCCACGGTTGAGGACAGGGCCATGGGCTTGGCCGAAGCCAGGCTGATCGAGGTCCTCGCCCCCATCCCGCGGCGGGAGGCCGCCTCGAGGAATCCCTTCGAGGCCCTTTTCGGGGGCCTGACTGGACAGCGGGAGACCCACGAAGACGACGATGACTTCCGGCACGAGCAGGTTGAAGCCGGCCGGCGAAGGGATGAGATCCGGCGGCGACTCGGGCTGAAGGAGCTCGAGGACGACCCGGTCGAGTTGGAGGTGGAGGCCAGCACCCCGTCGACGGTGGACATCCTCTCCGGGGCTGGGATGGAGGAGATGAGCATTAACCTCCAGGACCTCTTCGGCGGGATGCTTCCGAAGAAGAAGCGGAAACGGCGGGTGACGGTGGCCGAAGCCCGCAAGATCCTGGCCCAGGAGGAAGCGGCCAAGCTGATCGACATGGATGAAGTCCAGGCCGAGGCGGTGGCGAGAGCCGAGCAGATGGGCATCATCTTCATCGATGAGCTGGACAAGATCGCCGGCCGCGAGCAGGGGCACGGTCCGGACGTCTCGCGGGAGGGCGTTCAGCGGGACATCCTGCCGATCGTCGAGGGCTCGACGGTGGTCACCAAGTACGGCCCGGTGAAGACCGACCATGTCCTGTTCATCGCCGCCGGGGCCTTTCACATCTCGAAGCCGTCGGACCTGATCCCCGAGCTGCAGGGTCGCTTCCCGATCCGGGTGGAGCTCGGGTCCCTCTCCAGGAACGACTTCAAGCGCATCCTGACCGAGCCGGAGAACGCCCTGACCAAGCAGTACGGCGCCTTGCTCAGCGTCGAAGGGATCGAACTGGTCTTCACCGCCGACGCCGTCGACGAGATCGCCGGGCTGGCCGAGAAGGTCAACCTCCAGGCGGAGAACATTGGGGCGCGACGGCTGCACACGGTGATGGAACGACTCCTCGAGGATCTGTCCTTCGAGGCGCCGGAGGTGACTGAAAGCCGGGTCGTCATCGACCGCCAGTATGTCCTGTCCAAACTGGCGGACATCGTCAAAGATGAGGACCTCAGCCGCTACATCTTGTGAGTGGGAGCACCATGGTTCGCCGCGCAGGTCGCGGAGAGCCAACGACAATACACAGAGACTACCCCAGAGGGGTCGCCGAGGGAGGCACACCAGATGCAAAGCCTATTGGAGAAAACACGCCAGATTTCGAAGCTCGTCCAGAGGACGGTCGGGCATCCCGTGCAGTTCGAGGAGATGTCGACGGTCCTTTCGGACCTCATTTCAGCCAACGTCTACTTGGTGTCCAACCAGGGTCAAGTGGTGGGGTACGCGCTCGTCCACGAGTTCGAGTGCGAGATCATGCGGGACGAGGTCCTCAAGGCCGGTCG comes from the Bacillota bacterium genome and includes:
- the hslU gene encoding ATP-dependent protease ATPase subunit HslU, coding for MATMTEDFTPRQIVKELDKYIVGQEKAKRSVAVALRNRYRRRRLPAGAPLKDEIVPKNILMIGPTGVGKTEIARRLARMVGAPFVKVEATKFTEVGYVGRDVDSMVRDLVETSIRMVRAERMATVEDRAMGLAEARLIEVLAPIPRREAASRNPFEALFGGLTGQRETHEDDDDFRHEQVEAGRRRDEIRRRLGLKELEDDPVELEVEASTPSTVDILSGAGMEEMSINLQDLFGGMLPKKKRKRRVTVAEARKILAQEEAAKLIDMDEVQAEAVARAEQMGIIFIDELDKIAGREQGHGPDVSREGVQRDILPIVEGSTVVTKYGPVKTDHVLFIAAGAFHISKPSDLIPELQGRFPIRVELGSLSRNDFKRILTEPENALTKQYGALLSVEGIELVFTADAVDEIAGLAEKVNLQAENIGARRLHTVMERLLEDLSFEAPEVTESRVVIDRQYVLSKLADIVKDEDLSRYIL